Genomic DNA from Procambarus clarkii isolate CNS0578487 chromosome 34, FALCON_Pclarkii_2.0, whole genome shotgun sequence:
CTCTTGTTGCCAAGGAAAAGGTGTTGGTCAGCTGAAAGAAGAAGGAAGTAGGCCGCAGCAAAGGAGAAAGAACCATCTTGTCACCCAAGGAAAAGTTACCAAGCAATAAAGTCTTCAAGAGAATGACAGGAGATTGGACGTTACCATTCGTGAAAATATCAGATGATGGATGTCGCTGGAAATGAGCCGGATGCAACTCAACAAGGAGCCGGATGCCACTGAAAAGGAGCCGGATGCCACCCAAAAAGGAGCCGGATGCATCTAAAAAAGAGCCGGATGTCACTCAAAAAAGAGCCGGATGCCACTGAAAAGGAGCCGGATGCCACCCAAAAAGGAGCCGGATGCATCTCAAAAAGAGCCGGATGTCACTAAAAAAAGAGCCAGATGCCACTCAAAAGGAGCCGGATGACGCTCACAAAGAGCCGAATGCAAATAAAAAAAAGCCAGATGCCACTCAAAAGGAGCCGGATACCACTCACATAAGGAGCCGGATGACACTCAACTAGGATGTTAACTGGACAGCAACAAATCGATAAGACGCTTATTAAACTACTACATGTAGCTAAAATGACAATTAAACCACAGCATACAACTAACATGTTAACCACATAAGGCGGTTAAAATGTTGATTAAACCATCACAGATAGCCAAGATGTTAATTAACCCACCACAGATAGCCAAGATGTTAATTTAACCATCACCGATAGCCAAGAAGATAATTAAACAAAACCAGACTGTTAGGAACCCAGTGGTCAGTCTGAAAGAAAAATAACACGATATGACATCTTAATTCACGAAGATTAATCAAACTAAAGACTGAAAGGCTTTCACAGGCCTTGGAAGCTGGAAAAGCTGGAAAAGACTGATAAAATAAGGATGATCTTAGAATAACATTTAATTTGTTGACGTTGAATTATAGAACTGAATTTAAGACTGTGTTTATCAGCTCATAAAGCTAAGCTATATTTAAAGTCACGAATTGTTAAAACACGTAATTAAAACGATTTTTATGTCTGTAATCTTTTTTAAAGACTTTAGACTTTTTTAAAGTCTGTAATCAAAATATTAACATTTCTCGTCGAGCAAAAATAACTATTACTAGCGTCTTCAATTATTTTTTTACAGTTAATCATTTATGTCaatgtagtggacaccatacacgTATTTTACTTAATTTTTAGATTTATATCAACAGAAATGTGTAATTAGGGAAATGTGTATTTGCAGAATATGGTCTATAATTTTAAAAGCGTATAATTGTGTTATATTACCGAAGACGAGACAGATTTTCATATGAAATCCCACAACAGTAGTAATCTGGTAATTAATTACCCCCctcttccgtcccatcccaaatccttatcttaatcccttccaagtgctatatagtcgtaatggcttggtgctttccactAGTAATTATGTCCCTCCATCGTAATTATTAGTTTTTATTTGTATTAGTTTTTTAAAAAGGTGATAAAGGAGTTGATAGGACTTCTAACTCCTGTTGGCAGACTTATTGGAGCTTTCCAGCGCCCGTTAGCTCATTTAAAACCTTACCTTAGTTTTCCCCTTACAAGACGACCAGGTAATCAATTACCGTCAGGGTTGTTGTTTAAGACTCGCTACCTAGaataaaatgttccaagtagcacgggctatggtgagcccgaagtggactcGTGCCGTCAGGGGTATCGACTTACAGCTTGTTTGTAAACGATATCATATACGAGAAACAAGCCCTCTGCGTCAAGCGACTGAAGGCATTTGCTTCTGGTGAAGGCTGAAGCAGCAATATACAGCGTCACGCAGTTTCGTAacgcagagagaaagagagaatttgTTGTCGATGCAAGAGTGTTCGTgcaacgaccccccccccccccgctgtctGCTGTCGTGTCGTAATCTCAACTCACGATAAGAGCTTGTTGAAGCTGGAAAAGACTGATAAAAATCCTTGAACTTCGTCATCTAGCAGAGAAAAAACCCACCCACAGCTGAGGGCACGACAAGAGGCTCGAATCCCCGGCAGAGGGGGGAAGGAGAAGCAAGCAACAGCACCAGTAGAGGGGAAGGAGAAGCAAGCAACAGCACCAGTAGAGGGGAAGGAACAGCAAGTAACAGCACcagtagagagagggggaggatggAGGTTTCTCCTCTGCCAACCTACACGCTCTAGACCTCATCCAATACCCGCAAAGTGCACGGAGAAGTCTCAAATGTTGTCTTCCTCTCGTCTGAGTTGTGTATCTTAACATTTTCTCAGAGTTTCATGCCAGAGAATAGCATCAAAAGGCCCTCCGACGCTCCGAGTGAGGAAGTAATTCAAGTGAAGAGGAGAATGGGGAGACAGAAGCAAAAAGGCTTTCTGTTTTCTACATACATATCTGAGaaatcaagtgtgtgtgtgcattcatgcgtgtgcgtgtgtgtgtgtgcatgcttgcgtgtgcgtgtgcgtgcgtgtgtgtgtgtttatctgtgAGCGTGTCTTTTCGCGAATCTGTGTACCTCTCTAGAGTACAAAAGTGAAAATGTTACATTAGTGTTAAATGCACATATAAACTTTATGTGACAAATAAATTGCGACAGTTATTTGGCGGAATTGGACGCCTATTTCACGGCCACTTTGTTGCACGATCTTCATTAATTATCAGGTAATTAACTTATTTCCTTGAGGCCCTTAAGTTAGCCTCGTGGGGGGAATTAAGTTAATGTAATAGGATACATCAAGTCACTACGACGATTTTTTTTCCCAGCAGATGACACAATTTTCTTGGAACTTATTTAAGAGGTGTCCATCCTTCTGAATTGATCGTTATTAGCGACAGCTTTGTTTAGTGCAAGGTCGAAGTTCAATCCCCCGATGAGTGATACGGTTAGGCACTGTTCCCTCATTACTTTCGTATGGCCCAGGTCATTTGTCCTCATATTTTTCCCAAGTGTCATGTATTCATTCTGGCTTACAGCTTTCTCCTCAATATTGCCTTATCTTGCTTTGCTTATGAAGTATCCCTCCCTTGGAGTCCTCCTCTTCTATTCCGACTTCACAAGCACAcccacacgcatgcacacacctcgggacctcgtagcctggtggatagcgcgcaggactcgtaattctgtggcgcgggttcgattcccgcacgaggcagaaacaaatgggcaaagtttctttcaccctaagtgcccctgttacctagcagtaaataggtacctgggagttagtcagctgtcacgggctgcttcctggtgtgtgtgtgtgtgtgtgtgtgtgtggtgtgggaaaaaaaaatagtaagttagtagttagtaaacagttgattgacagttgagaggcgggccgaaagagcaaagctcaacccccgctaaaacacaactagtaaacacaactagttaacacacacacacacaccctcacgcaCGCACGTTGTCGATGGCTGTAGCGAACATAACCAACCAAGAAACTCACTGTCTTCACCGTTCACCAATTGACGCGTCTTGCAAGACGGTTCGTTTATCACCTGTTCTCTGCAGAATTCTGGCAAGAATCCTGATCGTTTCCTTGTGGGCGAATAAGAATCGGAATCGCCTCGGACGCTCTTCATCTCTCTTCCAAGACGTCACTATATCACTAATCATTCGCTCCAGGTCTTCGCACAATAAAGGGAACACTTAAGAAAATTGGTCCTGGACGATCTGCATGATGGATTGTGTCCCAGCGAGTGGCTCTCAGAGGGGTGGAAATAGGTCACCGAAATGACTTTAGCTTGTGGTGCTTGCAGGCTCGAATACTGGTCTCCAAACCGATGTATTTCTAGGTCTTCTTCTTTCGTTCCTTAAGGTTTTCTGTCACCAACATAACAGAAGACATCTTTCGGACCATCGATATGATCTTTAATGGTCTGGGTATCGACTCCAGTagtgatgaacaaatccacaagggccgtgacgaggattcgaacctgtctgggatgctcccggacgcaggttcgaatcctcgtcacggcccttgtggatttgttcatttgatgcatcacgttagtgtgatctctgtgtgtgtccaGTAGTGATCCTCATTTCTAAATATTTGCGTCGTCTCTCAGCACAGGGATGCAAGTGATGTCGGTAATCATTAGGACTCTAAACCTTTGTGGATTATTTAAACGGCGCTGAATGAGCTACTTAACACATGCTCTCGACTCTTATGAATTAGGCGATGCTCTCTCGTCTTGCTATCAGGAAGGTTATATTTCTTGCTCTCAGGAGTATTGTCCTTCCTACTTGAAAAGAGTTGCCCTCTCctttgggcaaagtttctttcaccctgaatgcccctgttacctagcagtaaataggtactcgggagttagtcagctgtcacgggctgcttcctgggggtggaggcctggtcgaggaccgggccgcggggacactaaaaagccccgaaatcatctcaagatataacctcaagataacctcccaccTTCACATAGTTACCCCTCCCACTTTCTGGGACAAGATTTTGACCTCACCTCCCGTTATCACAAATAGATAAGCATACCTCGCATCTTGTCACACATGTCAACAACCATCAATCGCTTCCGGTCGCGTGTCatcaaccacaactaccaacgcCTGGTCAGTCGACATCAACCACCATCACTGGTAACGCGTCAATGAAGTTAATAATTAGCAGGATTTCATTTGGAGAGATTTGTCATGGTTGATCAGATGAGTTGATAAACACTCACTCTGCTACGTGCACGCCCACTGCGCTTCGTGCACGCCCACTGCGCTACGTGCACGCCCACTCTACGGGCGTGTAGAGAGTGCCAACTGACTCCTACAGCATCTTCAGTGAATAATAATCATAGACTCTCTGAAGACATTATTGTGTGaccttatattgtatattatacgGACCCCAGGATGGTATTACATAGAACCCCACTCACAGATGgtattaaaaaatacaaaaacaggTGGTATTACATCTTCGACGTTTCGAGCAAACAGAAAAACCAGTTTCAAGTCAACTATGTGTGCCCCTTGCTAGCTTTATTTTGTTCAGAAAAATCAAGTTGCCCGAATGACCCTTGCAACCCCAACTAGGTCTACATCAGTCGAAAGTAATTTGAAACAGTACTTGAGCTTTGCAAATTAACTAGGCCTACGGAAGCCTCGTTTCCTGCAACATAGACAAAAAAAAATCGTCGCGAATATTCTTCTAAAAGATTCTTCACTCAAGATTCGATGAAAAAGAGTACAAGATTAATCACGTGAGCTGCTACGAGTCGACCACCAAATCGGAAGCTCTCATACGAGAATATCGTGAGCAGGTGATTAATTATAAACTGCATTAATCATTTTAACTCATCAAATTAAAAGTGTCATCTCACTAATAGTTTTAATTGAAGATTTAATGAAGATAACATTGGACATCATTAAACCTCcgataaattttttttttaattacctgGCTCATCTTACATGTGATGTAATTATTGTAATTGAACTCCATTAGTCACTATGAGAAGGGATGAAgggttggtggaggggggggggagacaatgAGATAATTGACGTCCCTCTGAATGACTACTGACGTTCAATTACAATAATTATATTTGTATTTGGTATCAAAGAAACCAATTATCAAAAATATCTATCACATGCAAATATTATTGTCCAATATTACATTGACAAATTTGTTTAATACTAATATTTTGCAATCttccaaaaaatattttttaatcgGTAACGGATGGTGTTCGTTGAATGCAGTTTCGCTGTATCCGGCTACAGTGTATCAGGCTACAGTGTATCACTTAATCCGGCTAATACTTTACATAACTGcacagtagtaggcatccatcagtctcaggagactatggagttgctctctgattgtcggtctggagtggcctctccagggcacaaagccagagtAGGTTGATATGAgaaagaagctgttacccatgcagcaggttcccttactctctctctccacgtacgccgaaagtctccaatggaaagaccaacgccaatacgattggttccagcgccgtggtATATCATCTATAGACAAACTGTATTATGACTCCTTAAGACAGAGAAAACTATCGCCATGATGCGTACAATATGAAGCGGTTTAGCCAAACCAGCAGAGCAAGAACCTAGACTACCCCAGGTGCGTAGATTACCTCAGGTGCGTAGACTACCTCAGGTGCGTAGATTACCTCAGGTGCGTAGACTACCTCAGGTGCGTAGATTACCTCAGGTGCGTAGATTACCTCAGGTGCGTAGACTACCTCAGGTGCGTAGACTACCTCAGGTGCGTAGATTACCTCAGGTGCGTAGACTACCTCAGGTGCGTAGACTACCTCAGGTGCGTAGACTACCTCAGGTGCGTAGATTACCTCAGGTGTGTAGATTACCTCAGGTGCGTAGACTACCTCAGGTGCGTAGACTACCTCAGGTGCGTAGATTACCTCAGGTGCGTAAATTACCTCAGGTGCGTAGACTACCTCAGGTGCGTAGATTACCTCAGGTGCGTAGACTACCTCAGGTGCGTAAATTACCTCAGGTGCGTAGATTACCTCAGGTGTGTAGATTACCTCAGGTGCGTAGACTACCTCAGGTGCGTAGATTACCTCAGGTGCGTAAATTACCCCAGGTGCGTAGATTGCCTCAGGAGCGTAGATTTTAACCCTTGTACGTAGACTAATGCATTGTATTTTTTACGGAGTTTCTTTTGCCTTGCTGCAAGAGCCCGCGGACTCACAATTCGCCACATCGTAAAAATTACGACTGTTCTACCTAACCCAGGAACGTACCAACCcacgcaacccacctaacctaccgaGCGTAGAAAACTGTCAAAATATTACGGTGCGTGAATTTTGGTTCTAATGCGTCGCATTTTAAACGCATTAGGTCGTTACCGTACGAAATGAGACGCattaagggagaggaggagaaggaactgATGAAGTGCTCGTCTATCAGTACTTATCTATCAGTGACTAAGAGGAACGTGAGGACAGGAGGGTATAGGGATTATAGAAATATATAACTGATCAAGAAGGCTGTGATTGATGCGTCAGACGGCGTTTAGCagtgtctaacagcctggttgatcaccagGTCTGATCACAGTCCGGGTTGCTGGGACACTCATTCATTGTCCATAGCTAATcttagagggggaggggggggggttcgcTTTAGGTCAGATAAGCATCTCGGTGTATCAACTCAGCCACGGAATACACATCTTGGTATGTATTAGGTTtcagggtgtatatatatatatatatatatatatatatatatatatatatatatatatatatatatatatatatatatatatatatatatatatatgtcgtagctagtagccagaacgcacttctcagcctactatgcaaggcccgatttgcctaataagccaagttttcatgaattaattgtttttcgactacctaacctacctaacctaacctaacctaactttttcggccacctaacctaacctaacctataaagataggttaggttaggttaggtagggttggttaggttcggtcatatatcaacgttaattttaactccaaaaaacaaaaattgacctcattcataatgaaaagggtagctttatcatttcataagaaaaaaattagagaaaatataataattcaggaaaacttggcttattaggcaaatcgggccttgcattgtaggctgagaagtgcgttctggctactaggtacgacatatatatatatatatatatatatatatatatatatacacccaaaCACAGAATCTACTGCTTAGTGCATAATAAATACTCGACAAAGCAGAATACACCTCTCGGTGAATATTTAGACGTAATCCTTGTGTATTTAGGCTCGTGCTGCTGCAGGCCATTGTTGACTCTACCAAGTTTACCAAGAGTGTAAACTGAAGAAAGAGCCATAATGACTTGTTGTTGTGTACCCGGCAACCACGAGGTCGACTCGTCTCCTGTAGACTATGAAAACCGAATTAATTTGAGAGAAATGCGTGAGATTAATTATATTTTTTGAGTTGTGGATCAGTTTACATTATCTGTTGATTTAGATGAATGATTAGGTACTATTGTTGGCCTCATAACCTGAATGCACTCGGGCATGGGGTTGAATGTGTTCATATTCTCCCATGTTCTTCATACTCATATTCTTCCTATTCTTCGTTTctggggtggtggtacagcggTGCAGCACTCACCTTTGTAAGCCTCTTAACCCTTCCGCTCTTCCAATAGTTTGGAGACAATATCTAATCTCGTGAGCCTTTTTGATCCAAATTCCCAAAATAATTCTCTTGTATGGAATTTTGGCGAAAAAAAAATGTGCTATAATTTGGCCGAGGGAACCTGCAAAAGACTTAGTTAACCCCAAGAGATCGCAGAAGAAAAAATCCATTTGCAATATTTATGAAGTTGAAAATTCTAAACGGATATTTTTAATGGTTTTGACCACAGCAGCTGTGTAAATAGATCTGagtccagcatttgaatgcatctGGCATTCAATACTACTACTACAAAAGCGAAATACAATTGGGAATTACAAACAACATTCTTAAAGTGGTTTTGAAAGATACTTAAAGAACACTTTACATTCGCCAGTAAAGTAATATTTAGCCCTAAAAATTTATAACATTTAGAGAGCCCAAGGAATCAATTTTAGGACCAATTCTCTTCCTACCGTATATCCTTTCGAAGGGGTCTAAAACCATGTTTTCTGCTATAGGCAAAATACTTTTATGATACCAATAACACGTTAACACCCGAAATAGATCTTATTTTATAACTAATCTGTAGCAAAGTAGACTTTCCCTCAAATGTCAGCAAGGCTTATTATATTGCCAAGATGCGGGGACAATCCCCCTGAGcagcaaaatcaaatcaaatcaaatcaaacaaTTCAACTACCTAGTGAGACAGCCGTAACAGGCTAATTGTCCAGACAACCATTTCACGGTGTATATCTTGAGCATAATATACATTATGCTCCTGTATATCTTGAGGAGCAACTCATATAATCCTCTACCCAACCTCACGTAAGACAAATAGATCTCAACAGTAGTCGATAGAATAACTAAATTCAGGAATTTGTACAAGTTTGTGGGGTACCAACACTCAACAGTACAAAAGAAATTTCACCCTTTTGGGGTGTGTTTACAGGTGTCATAAGTAACAAATTGTTTTACCCTTTACAAGACAGGTGTTCAAGTATCAAAATTtcactctctatatatatatttaaatacagGTGTTATAGTAACAATATTCACTCGTCAGTCACATTCAACACGAGAGAAAATGCGAACCCCACAACGCTTCAGGTCAAACTTTCACTCTGTCAGTCTAAACTCTATTCCTCTAGTTGTAACATCCTCCtcctgtgtttaatggctcgtttAACACCCTCCccgccacccttcacagtgtttaTGAGTGTTCAATGCAACATTCTCCAGTGTTTAACGCTTATCGTTCGTGACGGCAATTTTAGGACCACAGGCCAGACACACACTGGTTCAGCCCTCCAAGAAAACGCTTCACAAATTGGAGAAAAAAACACCTTCCCCCCCTCCACTTCCCAATTTGGTTTTAAATCCACTTACACGCATGCTTTCCCAAACAAGCTCTACCAATTACCATATTTTTTTTCAAAACTTTATGGGCCTCTATACAAGTGCTGAAACTGACTTACGATTTTGTTGAAGCACCATAAAATGACGTCTCCTGGCTTCAAGACATAATGGTTCGATATTAACACCTGCAGGTGTGCTAATCACGCAAGGAACGTCAAGGTGAATCCTCACGTCTTTGAAAACACTTTGAAAACACCTTCCTGTTTTATCCTCTCGTGATTCAGCGCCCCTTTTATAAGGGACGTTGACATCAACATTGAGATTAATATTGCAAAGTGACATTAATATTGAAAGAATATATGATCCAGCAGACACTCTTGTGTCTGATGGAAACCATTACAGTTTATAGCAGACACACTTCTAAATTCTCACCTTAACCCAATGTACCAAAAACCTTTCCCAAGTTCAATCAAAATAATACAAAATGCATGTACTTACCACAGCTGGTCTCAGGGTTGTGTGAAAACGTTTGAGGGTCGTCATGGCAGGCATTGGTGGCCACGGaagccacaccacctggccagggTAAGCCACACCACCTGGACAGGtaagccacaccacctggccagggtaagccacaccacctggccagggtaagccacaccacctggccagggtaagccacaccacctggccaggtaagccacaccacctggccagggtaagccacaccacctggccagggtaagccacaccacctggccagggtaagccacaccacctggccagggtaagccacaccacctggccagggtaagccacaccacctggccagggtaagccacaccacctggccagggtaagccacaccacctggccaggtaagccacaccacctggccaggtaagccacaccacctggccagggTAAGCCACACCACCTGGACAGGtaagccacaccacctggccagggtaagccacaccacctgaccagggtaagccacaccacctggccTGGGTAACCCCACTACCTAGCCATACCATGTGTGAACACTGGTAAAATTCACTACACAGGGGGCACTTTTGTTGGTAAGGCTCACTTTTATATTGGTATTTTTGTTTATAATGTTCGCTTTTATATGGGCACGTGTTCATAATGCTCACTTTCATATTGGCACTTTTGTTTATCTGGTTCTCGTTAATATAGGCACTTTTGTTTATAAGATTCACTTATAAATAGGCACCTTTGTTTATAAGGTTCACTTTTAAATAGGCACCTTTGTTTATAAGGTTCACTTTTAAATAGGCACCTTTGTTTATAAGGTTCACTTTTAAATAGGCACCTTTGTTTATAAGGCTCACTTTTAAATAGGCACTATTAATAAAGGTCACTTTTTTAAAGGCATTTTTTATAAGGTTCACTTTTATCTATTGTTCTCTTGTTAATGTTCATTTTTATATTGTGCAttatttatcaagttctcttttatATAATGCCTTGTAAATAATGTCCACTTTTATTTGTAATATTCACAATTATATAGACACTATTGTTTATAATACTTCTATATGGCCACTTCTGTTTAAAACGCTCGCttttatacacacaaacacacgtccCTTTGCGTTTTGTGTACGTCAAGAAGGAATCAACTCGCCTCACTACCTTGTGAAGGTTGTTTACAGTCCAATTAGAGCAAGGTAACTCGGCCCAGTTGGCCGAGAGGCACCaatcaccacccaccgctgccagTTCCGTCACACCTAATGGCCTCGTTCAGgtgttctgtctgtctgtctgtgtctttctgtctgtgtgtgtctctgtctctgtctgtctgtc
This window encodes:
- the LOC138371074 gene encoding IgA FC receptor-like, with product MVFVECSFAVSGYSVSGYSVSLNPANTLHNCTVVGIHQSQETMELLSDCRSGVASPGHKARVRRLPQVRRLPQVRRLPQVRRLPQVRRLPQVRRLPQVRRLPQVRRLPQVRRLPQVRRLPQVRRLPQVCRLPQVRRLPQVRRLPQVRRLPQVRKLPQVRRLPQVRRLPQVRRLPQVRKLPQVRRLPQVCRLPQVRRLPQVRRLPQVRKLPQVRRLPQERRF